The proteins below come from a single Oscillospiraceae bacterium genomic window:
- a CDS encoding radical SAM protein, whose product MNKVVHAAQRAAFSAALDSAIKAVRGKGPENMAEQAVKLVNLAQPLLAHRYPDADWDKVRAFVSDPNSKWMGYAYRAINEIDPHILKMNALNLVYEGMFAGYNYVMELRRQYDCNMPWILLFDPTSACNLHCKGCWAAEYGNRLNLSFEDMDRIVTEGEALGIHWYMCTGGEPTCRKEDLFKLAAKHQSSVFHLFTNGTLIDQAFCDRVKEVGNMAFFISIEGIGDATDARRGDGVYDRVMHAMDLMKENGLLFGTSICYTSANYKAVTSDEFMDMLISHGVRFNWYFHYMPIGDGANVDLMLNAEQREYMIHRVREIRGFTGGKPIFCIDFQNDGEYIDGCIAGGRQYAHINPAGDVEPCVFIHYSNANIHDKSLLECLQQPLFKEYHKGQPFNNNHLRPCPMLENPELLGEMVKRSGAHSTDMQQPESTDDVFRRCRPYADQWTPSAERIWAEEHPGCTSCASCSGCASK is encoded by the coding sequence ATGAATAAAGTAGTCCATGCCGCCCAGCGCGCAGCGTTCAGCGCCGCCCTTGACTCTGCCATCAAGGCAGTGCGCGGCAAGGGTCCTGAAAATATGGCCGAGCAGGCCGTCAAGCTCGTCAATCTGGCTCAGCCTCTGCTGGCCCACCGTTACCCCGATGCCGACTGGGATAAGGTCCGCGCCTTTGTGTCCGACCCCAACAGCAAGTGGATGGGGTATGCCTACAGGGCAATCAACGAGATCGACCCCCATATCCTGAAGATGAACGCCCTGAACCTTGTGTATGAGGGTATGTTCGCCGGTTACAACTATGTCATGGAGCTGCGCAGGCAGTACGACTGCAATATGCCGTGGATTTTGCTGTTCGACCCGACCTCTGCCTGCAACCTGCACTGCAAGGGCTGCTGGGCTGCCGAGTACGGCAACCGCCTGAACCTCAGCTTTGAGGATATGGACCGCATCGTCACCGAGGGCGAGGCGCTGGGCATCCACTGGTACATGTGCACCGGCGGTGAGCCGACCTGCCGCAAGGAGGATCTGTTCAAGCTGGCTGCCAAGCACCAGAGTTCTGTGTTCCATCTGTTCACCAACGGCACCCTGATCGACCAGGCCTTCTGCGACCGCGTCAAGGAAGTGGGCAACATGGCCTTCTTCATCTCCATCGAGGGCATCGGCGATGCCACCGATGCCCGCCGCGGCGACGGCGTCTATGACCGCGTCATGCACGCCATGGACCTGATGAAGGAGAACGGTCTGCTGTTCGGCACCTCCATCTGCTACACCAGCGCTAACTATAAGGCTGTCACCAGCGATGAGTTCATGGATATGCTCATCAGCCATGGTGTTCGCTTCAACTGGTACTTCCATTACATGCCCATCGGTGACGGCGCGAATGTCGATCTGATGCTCAACGCCGAGCAGCGCGAGTACATGATCCACCGCGTCCGTGAGATCCGCGGCTTTACCGGCGGCAAGCCGATCTTCTGCATCGACTTCCAGAATGACGGCGAGTACATTGACGGCTGCATTGCCGGCGGCCGCCAGTATGCCCATATCAACCCGGCCGGCGATGTGGAGCCCTGCGTCTTTATCCACTACTCCAACGCCAATATCCATGACAAGAGCCTGCTCGAGTGCCTGCAGCAGCCCCTGTTCAAGGAATACCACAAGGGCCAGCCCTTCAACAACAACCACCTGCGCCCCTGCCCGATGCTTGAAAACCCCGAGCTGCTGGGTGAGATGGTCAAGCGCAGCGGTGCGCACAGCACCGATATGCAGCAGCCGGAATCCACCGATGATGTATTCCGCCGCTGCCGCCCCTACGCTGACCAGTGGACGCCCTCTGCCGAGCGTATCTGGGCAGAGGAGCACCCCGGCTGCACCTCCTGCGCGAGCTGCTCCGGCTGTGCCTCCAAGTAA
- a CDS encoding TetR/AcrR family transcriptional regulator, with product MPRSNQTKHLLAESLQELMVTTPLEKISVNDIVDHAGVGRNTFYYHFEDKYDLVNWYFQSGITQFLVERGAYTSWDSLLAAIKDYFWENKVFYCNALAYNGQNSLQKYMFDYLCSIFEQNARELNPDISASETRAIGQFFSGALMGILIPWVLGGMRTNGLVISDLTIPVFNHDILQKLLRGDT from the coding sequence ATGCCTCGTTCCAATCAAACCAAACATCTGCTGGCCGAAAGCCTGCAGGAGCTGATGGTCACGACCCCGCTTGAAAAGATCTCGGTCAACGACATCGTGGATCATGCGGGCGTAGGCCGCAACACCTTCTACTACCATTTTGAGGACAAGTACGACCTCGTCAACTGGTATTTCCAGAGCGGCATCACACAGTTCCTTGTGGAGCGCGGCGCCTACACCAGCTGGGATTCCCTGCTGGCAGCTATCAAGGATTATTTTTGGGAAAACAAGGTGTTCTACTGCAACGCTTTGGCCTACAACGGCCAGAACAGCCTGCAGAAGTACATGTTTGATTACCTGTGCTCTATTTTTGAGCAGAACGCCCGGGAGCTGAACCCTGACATCAGCGCCAGCGAAACACGCGCCATCGGCCAGTTTTTTTCCGGCGCGCTGATGGGGATCCTGATCCCATGGGTGCTTGGCGGCATGCGCACCAACGGCCTTGTCATCTCTGACCTGACGATCCCGGTGTTCAACCATGACATCCTGCAAAAGCTGCTGCGCGGCGATACCTGA
- a CDS encoding endonuclease MutS2, with protein sequence MDTAYKTTLELDKVLARAVQLCACQETKEMMQALEPAPTVEDERYDLAQTNAINALLIKNGSPRFGSVHEVRRIVAHARKGGILSMGELLEIAATLRNFSGLSQWYGLSEHEMLPTDDLFFALAPQPVLEKQIAESILSPEEMADTASVTLHDLRRKIRQTEDSIRTKLDNIIRNSTTNKFLQDAVVSLRNGRYVVPVRAEYRGEVGGVIHDVSSTGATVFVEPTAVVEANARIMQLRAQEQEEITRILTSFSNQVGSLEPQFTYSYEAMLKIDLLLAKARLAVEQNAFMPAVSDKVYFKLNKARHPLIDKKKVVPVDIELGSDYDTLVITGPNTGGKTVSLKTAGLLNAMAQYGFLIPAHESSVVCHFDEYLVDIGDEQSIEQSLSTFSGHMKRISGILELAGPATLTLLDELGAGTDPAEGAALAVSILERLRRQGSLLMATTHYAELKVYALETPGVVNASCEFNVETLMPTYKLSVGVPGKSNAFLISAKLGIPQEIIDAARNHMSNDDKRLDSVLSQLDDLKVQLKEAQAEAEQAKYNAEHALESAEKKRDDLIKKGEEELENARRQAHDLMQQVQNEAYSLTDELRRIQKDEKTSAAQRAVRAREIARKDTESLLKQTDAKPKPVKEFVPLKEVQIGQEVIIADLGQTATVTARPDRNGMVEVRAGIMKTKVPLSNLRAPDKMEKRKPAEPRRSTRVQLDKSRKTSMELNLLGYTVDEALNEVDKFLDSGMLRGQSTLYIIHGNGTGALRTAIQKHLRTHKAVKSFRLGRYGEGESGVTVVELK encoded by the coding sequence ATGGATACCGCCTATAAAACAACACTGGAACTGGACAAGGTCCTTGCCCGGGCCGTGCAGCTCTGCGCCTGTCAGGAGACGAAGGAGATGATGCAGGCGCTGGAGCCGGCCCCCACCGTGGAGGATGAGCGCTACGATTTGGCCCAGACCAATGCCATCAATGCACTGCTTATCAAAAACGGCAGTCCCCGCTTTGGCAGCGTGCACGAGGTGCGCCGCATTGTTGCCCACGCCCGCAAGGGGGGCATCCTCTCGATGGGGGAACTTTTGGAGATTGCCGCAACGCTGCGCAATTTTTCGGGCCTGTCCCAGTGGTACGGCCTGAGTGAGCATGAGATGCTGCCCACGGACGATCTGTTCTTTGCGCTCGCGCCCCAGCCCGTGCTGGAAAAGCAGATCGCAGAGAGCATCCTCTCGCCGGAGGAGATGGCCGACACCGCCAGTGTAACGCTCCACGATCTGCGCCGCAAAATCCGCCAGACCGAGGATTCCATCCGCACCAAGCTGGATAATATCATCCGCAACTCCACCACCAATAAATTTCTGCAGGACGCTGTTGTCTCGCTGCGCAACGGCCGCTATGTCGTGCCGGTCCGCGCCGAGTACCGCGGTGAGGTCGGCGGCGTCATCCACGATGTATCCTCCACAGGCGCGACCGTCTTTGTGGAGCCTACCGCCGTAGTCGAGGCCAACGCCCGCATTATGCAGCTGCGCGCGCAGGAGCAGGAGGAAATCACCCGTATTCTGACCTCCTTTTCGAATCAGGTCGGCTCACTGGAGCCGCAGTTTACCTACAGCTATGAGGCAATGCTCAAGATCGACCTGCTGCTGGCCAAGGCACGGCTGGCCGTGGAGCAGAACGCCTTTATGCCCGCCGTCAGCGACAAGGTCTATTTCAAGCTGAACAAGGCCCGCCACCCGCTCATCGACAAGAAAAAGGTCGTGCCGGTGGACATTGAGCTGGGCAGCGACTATGACACCCTCGTTATCACCGGCCCCAACACCGGCGGCAAGACCGTATCGCTGAAAACAGCCGGCCTGCTCAACGCGATGGCGCAGTACGGGTTCCTGATCCCGGCGCATGAGAGCAGCGTTGTCTGCCATTTTGACGAATATCTCGTTGACATCGGTGATGAGCAGAGCATCGAACAGAGTCTGTCCACCTTCTCCGGCCATATGAAGCGGATCAGCGGCATTCTGGAGCTGGCCGGCCCGGCGACCCTGACCCTGCTGGACGAGCTGGGCGCGGGCACCGACCCTGCCGAGGGTGCGGCGCTGGCCGTCAGCATTCTGGAGCGGCTGCGTCGTCAGGGCAGTTTGCTTATGGCGACGACCCATTACGCCGAGTTGAAGGTCTATGCGCTGGAAACGCCCGGCGTTGTCAATGCCAGCTGCGAATTCAATGTCGAAACGCTGATGCCTACCTACAAGCTCAGCGTCGGCGTGCCGGGCAAGTCGAACGCCTTCCTGATCAGCGCAAAGCTGGGCATCCCGCAGGAGATCATTGATGCCGCGCGCAATCACATGTCGAACGATGACAAGCGGCTGGACAGCGTGCTGTCCCAGCTGGACGATTTGAAGGTCCAGCTGAAGGAGGCGCAGGCCGAGGCCGAGCAGGCCAAGTACAATGCAGAGCATGCCCTTGAAAGCGCCGAGAAAAAGCGGGATGACCTCATCAAAAAGGGTGAGGAGGAGTTGGAGAATGCCCGCCGTCAGGCCCATGATCTGATGCAGCAGGTGCAGAACGAGGCCTACAGCCTGACCGATGAGCTGCGCCGTATCCAGAAGGACGAAAAGACCAGCGCGGCCCAGCGTGCTGTGCGCGCCCGGGAAATCGCCCGCAAGGACACCGAGAGCCTGCTCAAGCAGACCGATGCGAAGCCGAAGCCTGTCAAAGAGTTCGTCCCGCTCAAAGAAGTGCAGATCGGTCAGGAGGTCATCATTGCCGATCTGGGCCAGACGGCCACCGTTACGGCGCGCCCCGACCGCAACGGCATGGTGGAGGTCCGCGCCGGCATCATGAAAACAAAGGTTCCGCTGTCCAACCTGCGTGCCCCTGACAAGATGGAAAAGCGCAAGCCGGCCGAGCCGCGGCGCTCCACCCGCGTGCAGTTGGATAAGTCCCGCAAGACCAGCATGGAGCTGAACCTGCTGGGTTACACGGTGGACGAGGCCCTCAACGAGGTGGACAAGTTCCTCGACAGCGGCATGCTGCGCGGGCAGTCCACCCTGTATATCATCCACGGAAACGGCACCGGCGCCCTGCGCACCGCCATCCAGAAGCATCTGCGCACCCACAAGGCGGTCAAAAGCTTCCGGCTGGGTCGCTACGGCGAGGGCGAGAGCGGCGTGACCGTTGTGGAATTAAAGTAA
- the recO gene encoding DNA repair protein RecO, with amino-acid sequence MQTATTGLVLRQVKVGEADRIITILTPELGVVSASARGSLRMKSALFSATGLFCYSEFTLSSGRSHYFVDNAQVKKVFHGISATIEGMALASYMAEIAMELAPAPPEADAQLRLLLNCLYMLSERSYPCRQLKAIYELRALTLAGYMPDVLACAGCGKYEGGDFYLDPVEGRLLCADCAEKARHITNLDNGALYALRHICLAEDKKLFGFKISPESLKELSRTSEQYTLAHLEHGLKSLDFLKTVLE; translated from the coding sequence ATGCAGACGGCAACGACAGGACTTGTGCTGCGTCAGGTCAAGGTGGGGGAGGCGGACAGGATCATCACGATCCTGACGCCTGAGCTGGGGGTCGTGTCGGCATCGGCCCGCGGCAGCCTGCGGATGAAGAGCGCCCTGTTCAGCGCAACAGGGCTCTTCTGCTATTCGGAATTTACCCTCTCCAGCGGCCGCAGCCACTATTTTGTGGACAACGCGCAGGTCAAAAAGGTGTTCCACGGCATCTCCGCCACCATCGAGGGGATGGCGCTGGCCAGCTATATGGCGGAGATCGCCATGGAGCTTGCCCCCGCCCCGCCGGAGGCGGACGCCCAGCTGCGGCTGCTGCTGAACTGCCTGTACATGCTCAGTGAGCGCAGCTACCCCTGCCGCCAACTGAAGGCCATCTATGAACTGCGCGCATTGACCCTTGCGGGCTATATGCCCGATGTGCTGGCCTGTGCCGGCTGCGGTAAGTATGAGGGCGGGGACTTCTACCTCGACCCTGTGGAGGGCCGCCTGCTCTGCGCGGACTGTGCCGAAAAAGCGCGGCATATCACCAATCTGGATAACGGTGCGCTCTATGCCCTGCGCCATATCTGCCTTGCGGAGGATAAAAAGCTGTTCGGCTTCAAGATCTCACCGGAGAGTCTGAAAGAACTTTCCCGCACGAGTGAGCAGTATACGCTTGCCCACCTTGAGCATGGACTGAAAAGCCTGGACTTTCTCAAAACTGTACTTGAATAA
- the era gene encoding GTPase Era, whose product MAKPIPEMPSSVFVALVGRPNVGKSSLTNYLVGEKVAIVTKKPQTTRSRITGVITKGPVQYVLMDTPGIHAARNKLDARMTQTAAASLKDVDVTMMLFEPTGEFTDAELTMVKALQKGGPAIAVINKVDLLDSFAALEARKKQLEEFGCFDHIVTISAKDGTGCEDLFAMLKPYGNEGPHYFDDDAFTDMPEKELVAELVREKALLFLREEVPHGIAVVVERFKERPDKDLIDIDVDIYCERKSHKGMIIGKGGQMLKKIASAARMDIEELLGVKVNLQCWVKVREDWRDNELQLNSLGFAKP is encoded by the coding sequence ATGGCAAAACCGATTCCTGAAATGCCCTCCAGCGTATTTGTAGCGCTGGTCGGCCGCCCCAATGTGGGCAAATCCAGCCTGACCAACTACCTTGTGGGCGAAAAGGTCGCTATTGTGACCAAAAAGCCCCAGACGACCCGCAGCCGCATCACCGGCGTCATCACCAAAGGCCCGGTGCAGTATGTGCTGATGGATACCCCCGGCATCCACGCGGCCCGCAACAAGCTGGACGCCCGCATGACCCAGACCGCCGCCGCCAGCCTCAAGGATGTTGATGTGACGATGATGCTGTTTGAGCCGACAGGGGAGTTTACCGATGCAGAGCTGACGATGGTCAAGGCGCTGCAGAAGGGCGGGCCTGCCATCGCCGTTATCAACAAGGTGGACCTGCTCGACAGCTTTGCTGCGCTGGAGGCCCGCAAAAAGCAGTTGGAGGAATTTGGCTGCTTTGACCACATCGTCACGATCTCAGCCAAGGACGGCACAGGCTGTGAGGATCTGTTTGCAATGCTCAAGCCCTACGGCAACGAAGGTCCGCACTACTTTGACGACGATGCCTTCACCGATATGCCGGAAAAGGAGTTGGTGGCAGAACTGGTGCGCGAGAAAGCACTGCTCTTCCTGCGGGAGGAGGTGCCCCACGGCATTGCCGTTGTGGTCGAGCGCTTTAAGGAGCGTCCTGACAAGGACCTCATCGACATTGATGTGGACATCTACTGCGAACGCAAGAGCCACAAGGGCATGATCATCGGCAAGGGCGGCCAGATGCTCAAAAAAATCGCCTCCGCCGCCCGGATGGATATTGAGGAGCTGCTCGGCGTCAAGGTCAACCTGCAGTGCTGGGTCAAGGTCCGTGAGGACTGGCGCGACAACGAGCTGCAGCTGAACTCGCTGGGGTTTGCGAAGCCGTAA
- a CDS encoding diacylglycerol kinase, with the protein MKFEKLTHFARGFVYAYNGIRAAIREERNFRFHLCAALYAFVAAYWAQLPAVETALIALCVAAVLALELVNSAIERAVDKPDTTHWWTAGAAKDMAAGAVLVMAIGTVIVAVCLFWPRLDILWAAFTARPTRLLWLLITLIVFYKFIFRSSNSTEKGKQPNGKTDS; encoded by the coding sequence ATGAAATTTGAGAAGCTGACGCATTTTGCCCGGGGCTTTGTCTATGCCTACAACGGCATACGCGCCGCCATACGGGAGGAGCGCAATTTCCGCTTTCATCTGTGTGCGGCGCTCTACGCCTTTGTGGCAGCCTACTGGGCGCAGCTGCCTGCGGTGGAAACAGCCCTGATCGCGCTCTGTGTGGCGGCGGTGCTGGCGCTGGAGCTTGTCAACTCCGCAATTGAGCGCGCGGTGGACAAGCCCGATACCACCCACTGGTGGACCGCTGGCGCGGCCAAGGATATGGCGGCAGGGGCAGTGCTTGTCATGGCCATCGGCACGGTCATTGTGGCGGTATGCCTGTTCTGGCCGCGGCTGGACATTCTGTGGGCAGCCTTTACCGCGCGGCCGACACGCCTGCTGTGGCTTCTGATCACGCTGATTGTATTTTACAAATTTATTTTCCGTTCTTCCAATTCAACAGAGAAAGGCAAACAACCGAATGGCAAAACCGATTCCTGA
- the ybeY gene encoding rRNA maturation RNase YbeY → MSNKVLITNDQNVVKVPSGLRILIRRSCNAVLDFEHFDGPAEISVTFVDNSRIHELNREYRGKDSATDVLSFPLGENGEYDIDEDNGCKLLGDIVISMERAMEQAELYGHSLQREVAYLTVHSMLHLLGYDHEAGGLEAVRMREKEEAVLIQLGLPRTVSYTSDEI, encoded by the coding sequence ATGTCCAATAAGGTATTGATCACGAACGACCAGAATGTGGTAAAGGTCCCTTCCGGCCTGCGCATCCTGATCCGCCGCAGCTGTAATGCGGTGCTGGATTTCGAGCATTTTGACGGCCCGGCCGAGATCAGCGTGACTTTTGTGGATAACAGCCGCATCCATGAGCTGAATCGGGAGTATCGCGGTAAGGACTCCGCCACCGATGTGCTCAGCTTCCCTCTGGGGGAAAACGGCGAGTATGATATTGACGAGGACAACGGCTGCAAGCTGCTGGGAGACATCGTCATCTCGATGGAGCGCGCGATGGAGCAGGCCGAGCTGTACGGCCATTCCCTGCAGCGCGAGGTCGCGTACCTGACTGTACATTCCATGCTGCACCTGCTGGGCTACGACCATGAGGCCGGCGGTCTGGAGGCTGTGCGCATGCGCGAAAAAGAAGAAGCCGTCCTGATCCAGCTGGGCCTGCCCCGCACGGTTTCGTATACGAGCGATGAAATTTGA
- a CDS encoding PhoH family protein produces the protein MAERSLELDSIELAAAIFGSGDQNIHLLEKEFRVTAVCRGSVLRFTGEQRDVDAAARAVDGMVTLMENHTPLEEQTVRYCISLAHGGEEKRLRELTDDFVAVTAKGRPIHPKTLGQKEYLAAIRKNAITFGVGPAGTGKTYLAVAMAVKAFKSKDVSRIILTRPAVEAGEKLGFLPGDLQNKVDPYLRPLYDGLFDLLGAETFQKLFEKQVIEVAPLAYMRGRTLDDAFIILDEAQNTTPEQMKMFLTRMGVGSKVVVTGDVTQIDLPDKVRSGLIDALHVLQDVEGIAQVRLTEKDVVRHRLVQQIVKAYEKAAEEKTRGEANHK, from the coding sequence TTGGCAGAACGATCTCTTGAGCTGGACAGCATTGAGCTGGCAGCGGCCATCTTCGGCAGCGGGGACCAGAACATCCATCTGCTGGAAAAGGAGTTCCGCGTCACGGCGGTCTGCCGCGGCTCAGTGCTGCGCTTTACGGGGGAGCAGCGTGATGTGGACGCCGCTGCCCGCGCTGTGGACGGCATGGTGACCCTGATGGAAAACCACACCCCGCTTGAGGAGCAGACTGTGCGGTACTGCATCAGTCTGGCCCACGGCGGGGAGGAAAAGCGCCTGCGGGAGTTGACGGATGATTTCGTTGCCGTCACAGCCAAGGGACGCCCCATCCACCCCAAAACGCTGGGGCAGAAGGAATATCTGGCCGCCATCCGCAAAAATGCCATCACCTTCGGCGTGGGGCCTGCCGGCACCGGCAAGACCTATCTGGCCGTGGCCATGGCGGTCAAGGCGTTCAAGTCCAAGGATGTCAGCCGTATCATCCTGACCCGCCCGGCGGTAGAAGCCGGGGAGAAGCTGGGCTTCCTGCCCGGCGACCTGCAAAATAAGGTGGACCCCTATCTGCGTCCGCTCTATGACGGTCTGTTCGACCTGCTGGGTGCAGAAACATTTCAAAAGCTGTTTGAAAAGCAGGTCATTGAGGTCGCGCCGCTGGCCTATATGCGCGGGCGCACGCTGGACGATGCCTTCATCATTCTGGACGAGGCGCAGAACACAACGCCCGAGCAGATGAAGATGTTCCTGACCCGCATGGGTGTCGGCAGCAAGGTCGTTGTCACCGGTGATGTGACCCAGATTGACCTGCCCGACAAGGTCCGCAGCGGTCTGATTGATGCACTGCATGTCCTGCAGGATGTCGAGGGCATCGCGCAGGTGCGTCTGACCGAAAAGGATGTGGTGCGCCACCGGCTGGTGCAGCAGATCGTAAAAGCCTATGAAAAAGCCGCCGAGGAGAAGACCCGCGGCGAAGCAAACCATAAATAA
- a CDS encoding sporulation protein YqfD — protein MKLRLWAADTFRFSVQGPEIHRFLNHAAAAGVRLRRVRWQKDGCSAAADGIDRRRLEKIAADGGWVITVTARRGPGRRAESLLQTRPGLAAGMILFLVLLKFLGGFVWCVDFGAMDADLQPMMRQLLADCAIHEGTRLTKPLLQAAQAKALRRSETFGWISLNFIGGCLSIESTPAQTRTVREPPPTAGLYARADGVILAVEIESGFAAVEPGQTVTVGQPLAAAEKLDRKGNAVIQGAQGRIVARVQRQYTASRPLTVRACAYTGRSTERTTLYLPGYTRTEETDAPLRSAEMQTEWQPLRLGRLALPGCLCRVTSRERAVQTLIYPERTAAALSLRDCRAQLLKEFPDAEIEAEQREISAQNQTVQACVTYIFTADIAARQ, from the coding sequence GTGAAACTTAGGCTTTGGGCTGCGGATACCTTCCGCTTTTCGGTGCAGGGACCGGAGATCCACCGGTTCCTCAACCATGCGGCTGCAGCGGGGGTGCGCCTGCGCCGCGTCCGCTGGCAGAAGGACGGCTGCAGCGCAGCCGCCGATGGCATAGATCGCCGCAGGCTGGAAAAAATCGCGGCGGACGGCGGCTGGGTCATCACAGTGACAGCGCGCCGCGGCCCCGGCCGCCGCGCCGAGTCCTTGCTGCAGACCCGCCCCGGGCTGGCGGCGGGCATGATTTTGTTTTTGGTGCTTCTGAAATTTCTGGGCGGGTTTGTCTGGTGCGTGGACTTCGGCGCGATGGATGCCGACCTGCAGCCCATGATGCGTCAGCTGCTTGCCGACTGTGCTATCCATGAGGGAACCCGCCTGACAAAGCCGCTGCTGCAGGCGGCACAGGCGAAGGCTTTGCGCCGCAGTGAGACATTCGGCTGGATCAGCCTGAATTTTATCGGCGGCTGCCTTTCTATCGAAAGCACCCCCGCCCAGACCCGCACTGTCCGGGAACCACCGCCCACGGCGGGGCTGTATGCGAGGGCGGATGGTGTGATTTTGGCAGTAGAGATCGAGAGCGGCTTTGCTGCGGTGGAGCCGGGGCAGACAGTGACGGTGGGTCAACCGCTGGCCGCCGCAGAAAAGCTGGACCGCAAGGGAAATGCGGTGATACAAGGCGCGCAGGGGCGCATTGTGGCGCGGGTGCAGCGGCAGTACACGGCCAGCCGGCCGCTGACGGTCAGGGCTTGTGCCTATACGGGTCGCAGCACAGAGCGGACAACGCTGTATCTGCCCGGCTATACCCGCACGGAGGAAACCGACGCACCGCTGCGCAGCGCAGAGATGCAGACAGAATGGCAGCCCCTGCGTCTGGGACGCTTGGCACTGCCCGGCTGCCTTTGCCGTGTGACAAGCCGGGAGCGGGCTGTGCAGACGCTGATCTACCCGGAGAGGACCGCTGCCGCGCTGTCGCTGCGCGATTGCCGGGCGCAGCTTCTCAAGGAATTTCCCGATGCTGAGATAGAGGCGGAGCAGCGCGAAATTTCCGCGCAAAACCAGACGGTGCAGGCCTGTGTGACCTACATTTTTACGGCGGACATTGCCGCGCGGCAATGA
- a CDS encoding Arc family DNA-binding protein, with the protein MPVSKAQIKATTKYETANYDKVLLRLPKGKRAEIKAHADEHGESVNGFITRAIENQIAEDTTV; encoded by the coding sequence ATGCCGGTAAGCAAGGCGCAGATTAAGGCAACAACAAAATATGAAACCGCAAACTATGACAAAGTGCTGTTACGCCTCCCCAAAGGCAAAAGGGCAGAAATAAAAGCTCACGCAGACGAACATGGGGAAAGTGTAAACGGCTTTATTACAAGAGCGATTGAAAATCAAATTGCAGAAGATACTACTGTATAA
- a CDS encoding type II toxin-antitoxin system RelE/ParE family toxin, translating into MKYQIKIEKDAQKFLKKLPRPDETRVLKAIAKLPDEGDRKQLKGHPGFFRLRVGDYRIIYTVDNGQLIVRVVDAGNRGQIYNRY; encoded by the coding sequence ATGAAATACCAAATCAAGATTGAGAAGGACGCGCAAAAGTTCCTTAAAAAGCTGCCGCGCCCGGATGAAACCAGAGTCTTAAAGGCAATCGCCAAACTTCCCGACGAGGGAGACCGAAAGCAACTTAAAGGCCATCCAGGATTTTTTCGGCTACGTGTGGGTGACTACCGCATTATCTACACGGTGGACAACGGGCAGTTGATTGTGCGAGTCGTGGATGCCGGAAATCGTGGGCAGATCTATAATAGATACTGA
- a CDS encoding sigma-70 family RNA polymerase sigma factor, producing MNELDDLTLIMQGKAGDTAAVNGLWWRHQNFIRQQMAKIYAKNKGLADRVGIDRDDLIVEGWFAVRDAVRRYDPSKRMAFLTVLGWSIRATATKVLTTSRGKLLRDENGKQTRVPADPLNYALSSDLPLEDDTDNTIADVYADPTVNIELDFENEQNRLAVLAALDTLKPQHRSILEQRYRYNRTLQEIADDRRVSRQCVNAQERTALRNFKKALNMETLCYGP from the coding sequence ATGAACGAACTGGACGATTTAACGCTGATTATGCAAGGTAAAGCCGGTGATACAGCCGCCGTCAATGGACTGTGGTGGCGGCACCAAAATTTCATCCGCCAGCAGATGGCTAAAATCTACGCCAAAAATAAGGGCCTTGCTGACCGTGTGGGCATTGACCGGGATGACCTAATCGTTGAGGGCTGGTTTGCTGTCCGCGATGCAGTGCGGCGGTATGACCCGAGCAAGCGCATGGCCTTTCTTACCGTGCTGGGCTGGTCTATCAGGGCCACCGCAACAAAGGTCTTGACCACCAGCCGGGGAAAGCTTCTCCGTGACGAAAACGGCAAGCAGACCCGCGTACCAGCTGACCCGCTGAACTATGCGTTATCCAGCGACCTGCCCCTAGAGGATGACACCGACAACACCATTGCGGATGTGTACGCTGACCCCACCGTCAACATTGAGCTTGATTTTGAGAACGAACAAAACCGCCTGGCTGTTCTAGCCGCGCTCGATACATTGAAGCCACAGCACCGCAGCATCCTTGAACAGCGCTACCGCTACAATCGGACACTGCAAGAGATTGCCGATGATCGGCGCGTATCCAGGCAGTGTGTGAACGCGCAGGAAAGGACGGCACTGCGAAATTTCAAGAAAGCCTTGAATATGGAGACATTATGCTATGGACCGTAA
- a CDS encoding helix-turn-helix domain-containing protein produces MMNFDFPRLATIPQAAAESGVPVYRVRQLCKSGQVRSVQCGRKTLVNLTSLAAWMDGGEPPQLPGIHRVEL; encoded by the coding sequence ATGATGAATTTTGATTTTCCACGGCTGGCAACCATTCCGCAGGCCGCCGCTGAATCCGGCGTTCCGGTCTACCGTGTGCGGCAACTTTGCAAGAGTGGGCAGGTGCGTAGTGTCCAATGTGGCCGCAAAACGCTCGTGAATCTTACCAGCCTTGCGGCTTGGATGGACGGCGGCGAGCCACCACAGCTACCCGGTATTCACCGGGTGGAGTTATGA